A genomic region of Pontibaca methylaminivorans contains the following coding sequences:
- the ccmE gene encoding cytochrome c maturation protein CcmE: MRSLKKKRRIQVIVMAAVALVLATGLIGYAMRDGINLFRAPTQILAEPPAETEVFRIGGLVVEGSLERGRGETIRFEVTDGGATIPVVFNGVLPDLFDENQGMIGTGRYVDGVFVASDVLAKHDETYMPKEVIDALKEQGVYQEPAGS; the protein is encoded by the coding sequence ATGCGAAGTCTGAAAAAGAAAAGACGTATACAGGTGATCGTCATGGCGGCGGTGGCGTTGGTTCTTGCGACCGGGCTGATCGGTTACGCGATGCGCGACGGCATCAACCTGTTCCGCGCCCCGACGCAGATCCTTGCCGAACCGCCTGCCGAAACCGAGGTGTTCCGTATCGGCGGGCTGGTGGTCGAGGGCAGCCTGGAGCGCGGCAGGGGCGAGACCATCCGCTTCGAGGTGACCGACGGCGGCGCGACGATTCCGGTGGTCTTCAACGGGGTGCTGCCGGATCTCTTCGACGAGAACCAGGGCATGATCGGCACCGGGCGCTATGTGGACGGGGTCTTTGTCGCCAGCGACGTGCTGGCCAAGCATGACGAGACCTACATGCCGAAAGAGGTGATCGACGCGCTGAAGGAACAGGGCGTCTACCAGGAACCGGCCGGAAGCTGA
- a CDS encoding class I SAM-dependent DNA methyltransferase: MNTSPIVSKVWSFCTTLRDDGVGYGDYLEQLTYLIFLKMADEYAKPPYNRDVGIPEGYDWTSLTSRRGAELEAHYVMLLRKLGEQKGMLGQIFTKAQNKITDPAKLFRLIDMVDGTKWVTLGADVKGDIYEGLLERNAEDTKSGAGQYFTPRALIRAMVECVRPEPGKTIADPACGTGGFFLAAHDFLTDPKNYALDKEQKAFLKHSTFFGNEIVAGTRRLCLMNMFLHGIGEMTGDTLVSPADALISPPSETFDYVLANPPFGKKSSMSFTNAEGEQETDDLTYNRQDFWATTSNKQLNFVQHIRTMLKTTGRAAVVVPDNVLFEGGAGETIRRKLLQTTDLHTILRLPTGIFYAQGVKANVIFFDNRAASPDPQTSKVWYYDYRTNVHHTLKQKSLTYAHLEDFVSCYNPQNRHERSPTWSENSPDGRWRPFDREELLARDKASLDLFWLRDASMTDLENLPEPEVLAEEIMENLRSALASFEAVSAE, from the coding sequence ATGAACACTTCACCGATTGTCTCCAAGGTCTGGAGTTTCTGCACCACGCTGCGTGACGACGGCGTGGGCTACGGCGACTACTTGGAGCAACTAACCTACCTCATCTTCCTCAAGATGGCGGACGAATACGCCAAGCCCCCCTACAACCGCGATGTAGGGATCCCGGAGGGGTACGACTGGACCAGCCTGACCTCGCGCCGCGGAGCAGAGCTGGAAGCGCATTACGTCATGCTGCTGCGGAAGTTGGGCGAGCAGAAAGGCATGCTCGGCCAGATCTTCACCAAGGCGCAAAACAAGATCACTGATCCGGCGAAGCTGTTCCGTCTAATCGACATGGTGGACGGCACGAAGTGGGTGACGCTCGGCGCCGACGTCAAAGGCGACATCTACGAAGGGCTGCTCGAGCGCAACGCCGAGGATACGAAATCGGGCGCCGGCCAGTATTTCACGCCGCGTGCCTTGATCCGCGCAATGGTCGAATGCGTCCGCCCCGAGCCCGGCAAGACCATCGCCGACCCGGCCTGCGGGACCGGCGGATTCTTCCTCGCCGCGCATGATTTCCTGACGGACCCGAAGAACTATGCGCTCGACAAGGAACAGAAGGCGTTCCTGAAGCATTCGACCTTTTTCGGCAACGAGATCGTCGCAGGGACCCGGCGCCTTTGCCTGATGAACATGTTCCTGCACGGGATCGGCGAAATGACCGGTGACACGCTGGTGTCCCCGGCCGACGCGCTGATCTCGCCGCCGTCGGAGACCTTCGACTACGTTCTGGCGAACCCGCCTTTCGGCAAGAAGAGCTCGATGAGCTTCACCAACGCGGAAGGTGAGCAGGAAACCGACGACCTCACCTACAATCGCCAGGATTTCTGGGCGACCACGTCGAACAAGCAGCTTAACTTCGTCCAGCACATCCGGACCATGCTGAAGACAACAGGGCGGGCTGCCGTGGTCGTGCCCGACAATGTCCTGTTCGAGGGCGGCGCGGGAGAAACCATCCGGCGCAAACTGCTACAGACGACGGATCTGCACACCATTCTTCGCCTACCCACGGGCATCTTCTATGCGCAGGGCGTGAAGGCGAACGTGATCTTCTTCGACAACCGCGCCGCCAGTCCCGATCCGCAGACCTCCAAGGTCTGGTACTACGATTACCGGACGAACGTGCATCACACATTGAAGCAGAAGTCCCTGACCTATGCGCATCTCGAAGATTTTGTGTCCTGCTACAATCCACAGAACCGGCATGAGCGCAGCCCGACGTGGAGCGAGAACAGCCCTGACGGACGCTGGCGCCCGTTCGACCGGGAAGAACTTCTGGCCCGCGACAAAGCGAGCCTCGACCTGTTCTGGCTGCGGGATGCGTCGATGACGGACCTCGAGAACCTGCCGGAACCAGAGGTCTTGGCAGAGGAAATCATGGAGAACCTTCGGTCCGCACTGGCGAGCTTTGAAGCAGTTTCTGCTGAGTGA
- a CDS encoding AAA family ATPase, which translates to MRIDWLWVDEYKNLRDLTIDFSQDHLITVLIGRNGTGKSNVLEALTVIFRDLLMSERVPSLKYNVAYEIQDRWVFIDADPERRDAYRAKTISKKTHPVPYPVGASFDDLEGESISRTKLIGEDSEHLPRFLFGYYSGESERMKEVFRAYLKNYDDKLIKNNDPGLKRMFFAEPVHSNFVLLSFIVNNKEQTNLFLQRQLGLEEGGIESVLFVLKQPYWYSKSASGGDQRFWNSKGIVRDFLAKLYEISLAPIRIKRRELYDVRRSRTLEYLYLYAKDIDALRELAKGKTSAEFFRDLESTHVSDLIDEVRIRVKLKKNDGSVTFRELSEGEQQLLTVLGLLQFTAAEESLFLLDEPDTHLNPRWSVEYIQHIRDFLKDDNDNTQSSHVLLATHNPIAVAELLKEQVQILKRDDETLNISAEEPSVDPMGMGYAGVVTSEMFDLNAAVDTTTQKLLEIQRTLSAKDRLTKQEKDELLNATNKLESFGFHYQMRDPVYTEYLRARAERTALAASDTGQKTKSLDPDEARKLVEGALTRSSGKSDQ; encoded by the coding sequence ATGCGCATCGATTGGCTTTGGGTGGACGAGTACAAGAACCTCAGGGACCTGACGATTGATTTCTCTCAGGACCACCTGATTACCGTCCTGATCGGCCGGAACGGTACCGGCAAGTCCAATGTGCTGGAAGCCCTGACGGTCATCTTTCGCGACCTCTTGATGTCGGAGCGTGTGCCATCACTCAAGTATAACGTCGCCTATGAAATCCAGGACCGTTGGGTTTTTATCGACGCTGACCCCGAGCGCAGAGATGCCTATCGGGCAAAGACCATCAGCAAGAAAACGCACCCTGTACCTTATCCTGTGGGCGCGTCTTTCGATGATCTCGAAGGAGAATCGATCAGCAGGACCAAACTCATCGGTGAGGACTCGGAGCATCTGCCGCGATTCCTGTTCGGCTATTATTCGGGTGAAAGCGAGCGGATGAAGGAGGTGTTCCGCGCCTATCTGAAGAACTACGATGACAAACTAATCAAAAACAATGACCCTGGACTGAAACGCATGTTCTTCGCTGAGCCCGTGCACAGCAACTTCGTGCTGTTGTCGTTCATCGTGAACAATAAAGAGCAGACCAACTTGTTCCTGCAAAGACAGCTCGGCCTGGAGGAAGGTGGCATTGAATCTGTTCTGTTCGTCCTCAAGCAGCCCTATTGGTACAGCAAGAGCGCGTCAGGTGGTGATCAGAGATTCTGGAATTCGAAAGGGATCGTCCGCGACTTTCTCGCCAAGCTTTATGAGATCTCGCTTGCTCCGATCAGAATTAAGCGCCGCGAGTTGTATGATGTTCGGCGATCGAGGACTCTCGAGTATCTATATCTTTACGCCAAGGACATTGACGCTCTACGAGAACTGGCGAAGGGAAAGACGTCGGCCGAATTTTTCCGCGACCTGGAAAGCACGCACGTCTCCGATCTGATTGACGAAGTGCGGATCAGGGTCAAACTGAAGAAGAATGATGGATCGGTAACTTTCCGCGAGTTGAGCGAAGGGGAGCAACAGCTACTAACGGTTCTGGGCCTGCTGCAGTTCACCGCCGCCGAGGAAAGCCTTTTCCTGCTGGACGAGCCCGATACCCATCTCAACCCGCGCTGGAGCGTCGAGTACATCCAGCATATTCGAGATTTTCTCAAGGACGACAACGACAATACTCAGTCCAGCCATGTCCTTCTGGCCACGCATAACCCGATTGCAGTTGCTGAGCTTCTGAAGGAACAAGTACAGATCTTGAAGCGTGATGACGAAACGCTCAACATTTCTGCAGAAGAACCAAGCGTGGATCCGATGGGTATGGGGTATGCCGGGGTGGTAACGAGTGAGATGTTTGACCTGAACGCGGCAGTGGACACTACGACACAGAAACTGCTGGAAATTCAGCGTACACTCTCTGCAAAAGACCGCCTAACCAAGCAAGAGAAAGACGAACTCTTAAACGCAACAAACAAGCTCGAATCATTTGGATTTCACTACCAGATGCGAGATCCAGTTTATACAGAGTATCTTCGTGCGCGTGCGGAACGCACAGCACTAGCGGCGTCCGACACAGGTCAAAAAACGAAAAGTCTTGATCCAGATGAGGCCCGGAAACTCGTGGAAGGCGCTTTAACGAGATCGTCGGGAAAGTCGGATCAGTGA
- the argC gene encoding N-acetyl-gamma-glutamyl-phosphate reductase: protein MAHRIAVLGASGYTGAELVRLIALHPNMEITALSGERKAGMSMAEVFPHLRHLDLPRLTRIEEIDFAQVDLCFCALPHKTSQEVIRDLPAGLKIIDLSADFRLRDPKEYRKWYGNPHAALDQQEEAVYGLTEFYREEIRAARLVAGTGCNAATGQYALRPLISAGVIGLDRIILDLKCGVSGAGRSLRENLLHAELSEGYNAYAVGGTHRHLGEFDQEFSALAGREVRVQFTPHLVPANRGILATVYVEGAAEAIHDAFRAAYADEPFLQVLPLGETPSTHHVRGSNFVHVGVVGDRIEGRAIVIVALDNLTKGSSGQALQNANLMLGEKETEALMMPPLFP from the coding sequence GTGGCTCACAGGATCGCAGTTCTCGGGGCGAGCGGCTATACCGGCGCGGAGCTTGTGCGGCTGATCGCGCTGCATCCGAACATGGAGATCACGGCACTTTCGGGTGAGCGCAAGGCGGGCATGAGCATGGCCGAGGTGTTCCCGCATCTGCGCCACCTCGACCTTCCCCGGCTGACCCGGATCGAGGAGATCGACTTTGCGCAGGTCGATCTCTGCTTCTGCGCGCTGCCGCACAAGACCAGCCAGGAAGTGATCCGCGATCTGCCCGCCGGTCTTAAAATCATCGACCTGTCTGCCGATTTCCGTCTGCGCGATCCCAAGGAATACCGGAAATGGTACGGCAACCCGCATGCCGCGCTCGACCAGCAGGAAGAGGCGGTCTACGGACTGACCGAGTTCTATCGCGAGGAAATCCGCGCCGCGCGCCTTGTGGCCGGGACCGGCTGCAATGCGGCGACGGGGCAATATGCGCTGCGGCCGCTGATCAGCGCCGGGGTGATCGGGCTCGACCGCATCATTCTGGACCTGAAATGCGGCGTGAGCGGGGCCGGGCGCAGCCTGCGCGAGAATCTGCTGCATGCGGAGCTGAGCGAGGGCTACAACGCCTATGCGGTCGGTGGCACGCACCGGCACCTGGGCGAGTTCGACCAGGAGTTCTCGGCGCTCGCCGGCCGCGAGGTGCGGGTGCAGTTCACGCCGCATCTGGTTCCGGCAAACCGCGGGATCCTTGCCACGGTCTATGTCGAGGGCGCGGCAGAGGCGATCCACGACGCGTTCCGCGCCGCCTATGCGGATGAACCCTTCCTGCAGGTGCTGCCGCTTGGCGAAACCCCGAGCACCCATCATGTCCGGGGATCGAATTTCGTTCATGTCGGGGTGGTCGGCGACCGGATCGAGGGGCGGGCCATCGTTATCGTCGCGCTCGACAACCTGACCAAGGGCAGCAGCGGGCAGGCGCTGCAGAACGCGAACCTGATGCTGGGCGAAAAAGAAACCGAGGCGCTGATGATGCCACCCCTTTTCCCGTAA
- a CDS encoding LysR family transcriptional regulator, with protein MDWDRLRIFHAVAAAGSLTHAGEVLNLSQSAVSRQIRALEEALGVALFRRHARGLILTESGELLFDASKAMAKRLDAATARIRDSEEEVMGQIRVTTTTAFGTIWLAPRLPRLFAKYPDLKIDLILDERVLDLPMREADVAIRMKEPSQADLIRKRLMSIRIALFATGTYLRENGRPRLPEDLTEHRLICQNATSAQVKAGAALVQHLRSFNPRSLLTVNSYFGILQSALNHLGVAVLPDYVTEYFPDLEQVLPETESSDVPVYMAYPEELRQSKRVAVFRDFVQNEITMQRKHLRELAKT; from the coding sequence ATGGATTGGGACAGGCTCAGAATATTCCATGCCGTTGCCGCGGCCGGAAGCCTGACCCATGCGGGCGAGGTGCTCAACCTGTCGCAATCCGCGGTGAGCCGGCAGATTCGCGCGCTGGAAGAGGCGCTCGGCGTGGCCCTGTTCCGCCGCCACGCCCGGGGTCTCATCCTCACCGAATCCGGCGAGCTTCTGTTCGACGCGTCAAAGGCCATGGCGAAACGGCTCGATGCCGCGACCGCCCGGATCCGCGACAGCGAGGAAGAGGTCATGGGCCAGATCCGCGTGACCACCACCACCGCATTCGGCACGATCTGGCTGGCGCCCCGCCTGCCGCGCCTGTTCGCCAAGTATCCCGATCTCAAGATCGACCTGATCCTGGACGAGCGCGTGCTCGACCTGCCCATGCGCGAGGCCGATGTGGCGATCCGCATGAAAGAGCCGAGCCAGGCCGACCTGATCCGCAAGCGGCTGATGTCGATCCGGATCGCGCTTTTTGCCACCGGCACCTATCTGCGCGAGAACGGGCGCCCGCGCCTGCCCGAGGATCTGACCGAACACCGCCTGATCTGCCAGAACGCGACCTCGGCCCAGGTCAAGGCCGGTGCGGCGCTGGTCCAGCATCTGCGCAGCTTCAATCCTCGCTCGCTGCTGACGGTGAACAGCTATTTCGGGATCCTGCAATCGGCGCTCAATCATCTCGGCGTGGCCGTTCTGCCCGATTACGTGACCGAATATTTCCCCGATCTCGAGCAGGTCCTGCCCGAGACGGAATCCTCCGATGTGCCGGTCTACATGGCCTATCCCGAGGAACTGCGGCAGTCGAAACGCGTCGCCGTGTTCCGGGATTTTGTCCAGAACGAGATAACGATGCAGCGCAAGCACCTGAGGGAACTGGCAAAAACCTAG
- a CDS encoding restriction endonuclease subunit S, with translation MTELPSTWALCAIGDVLAPVEMTGKHEPDREIWYVDISSIDNQTNRITEPKRLQLSEAPSRARQKIAVGDVLFSTVRPYLRKIAAVDAKHEGEIASTGFAVLRGATGIDPKYIFFKAISHDFVSALTGEQYGVSYPAVKEEQVRSQPLELPPTNEQRRIVAKIEAMFDEIDKGVESLQTARATLGLYRQSLLKSAFEGRLTADWRAQNAGKLEAPATLLERAEYERDKWHRTAFDEWSEVVEGWKAAGSKGPKPRRPEVYKQSDPLTAEELGLLPEIPEEWIFLRLNDIAAIGSGMSVSKSRKLDDPVEVPYLRVANVQRGFLDLDEIKTMKIERSQADALGLATWDVLFNEGGDRDKLGRGWVWENQVPNCITQNHVFRASPFRHDLTWSQFISHWGNSFGRDYFEKGGKQTTNLASINKTVLKALPVPYCSPAEQAEIVRLLDEKLEAAAVLEAEIDAALTRADALRQSILKKAFSGQLVPQDPDDEPASALLERIKAEKTERDQAKRDRKSVPPRTPKARRPTLTDLIEVLEKQKSWISAAKAAQALGIGDGSTSDDVEAFYRQLKDFVEDGAIEVERRGDEDWLRLATAEVS, from the coding sequence ATGACGGAATTACCATCTACTTGGGCTCTCTGCGCAATCGGGGACGTCTTGGCACCTGTCGAAATGACGGGCAAACACGAGCCGGATCGCGAGATCTGGTACGTCGATATTTCCAGCATCGACAATCAGACGAACCGCATAACCGAACCGAAACGCCTGCAACTATCGGAGGCCCCGTCACGCGCACGCCAGAAAATCGCTGTCGGAGATGTGCTGTTTTCGACAGTACGCCCCTATCTTAGGAAGATCGCAGCGGTCGACGCCAAGCATGAGGGCGAGATCGCGTCCACGGGTTTCGCTGTGCTCCGCGGCGCGACGGGTATTGATCCCAAGTACATTTTCTTCAAAGCAATTTCGCATGATTTCGTCAGCGCCCTTACTGGCGAGCAGTACGGTGTAAGCTACCCTGCCGTTAAGGAAGAACAGGTGAGGTCGCAGCCCCTTGAACTTCCACCCACCAACGAACAACGCCGCATCGTGGCGAAGATCGAGGCGATGTTCGACGAGATCGACAAGGGGGTCGAAAGCCTGCAAACGGCGCGCGCCACCCTCGGCCTCTACCGCCAGTCCCTGCTGAAATCCGCCTTCGAAGGCCGCCTCACCGCCGACTGGCGCGCGCAGAACGCCGGCAAGCTGGAAGCGCCAGCCACGCTCTTGGAGCGCGCAGAGTATGAACGGGACAAATGGCACAGGACTGCATTTGATGAATGGTCGGAGGTCGTAGAAGGCTGGAAGGCAGCTGGCTCAAAGGGCCCGAAGCCAAGACGGCCTGAAGTTTACAAGCAGTCCGATCCGCTTACAGCGGAAGAGCTTGGCTTACTTCCTGAAATCCCAGAGGAATGGATTTTTCTGAGACTGAACGACATCGCCGCCATAGGCTCAGGAATGTCCGTCAGCAAATCCCGCAAGCTGGATGATCCAGTCGAGGTCCCATATCTACGCGTCGCAAACGTTCAACGAGGCTTTCTCGACCTGGACGAAATCAAGACAATGAAGATAGAGCGATCACAGGCTGACGCTCTTGGGCTGGCCACTTGGGATGTCTTGTTCAACGAGGGTGGTGATCGCGACAAACTTGGGCGCGGATGGGTATGGGAAAACCAGGTCCCGAACTGCATCACGCAAAACCACGTCTTCCGCGCTTCGCCTTTCCGGCATGACCTGACTTGGTCACAATTCATCTCTCATTGGGGCAACAGTTTCGGGCGCGATTATTTCGAGAAAGGCGGAAAGCAGACAACGAACCTCGCTTCCATTAACAAAACGGTTTTGAAGGCGTTGCCCGTGCCTTACTGCTCGCCCGCTGAGCAAGCCGAAATCGTCCGCCTGCTCGACGAAAAACTAGAAGCCGCCGCCGTGCTCGAAGCCGAGATCGATGCTGCCCTCACCCGCGCCGACGCCCTGCGCCAATCCATCCTGAAAAAAGCATTCTCCGGCCAGCTCGTCCCCCAGGACCCCGATGACGAACCCGCCTCGGCCCTACTGGAACGGATCAAGGCTGAGAAGACAGAAAGAGACCAAGCCAAACGCGACAGAAAATCTGTGCCACCCCGCACACCCAAGGCAAGGAGGCCGACCTTGACTGACCTGATCGAAGTGCTCGAAAAGCAGAAAAGCTGGATATCGGCCGCGAAGGCGGCGCAGGCGTTGGGGATCGGCGATGGCTCGACATCAGACGATGTCGAGGCGTTCTACCGCCAACTCAAGGACTTTGTCGAAGACGGTGCCATCGAAGTCGAAAGGCGTGGTGACGAAGATTGGTTGCGTCTTGCGACGGCCGAGGTGAGCTGA
- a CDS encoding type I restriction endonuclease subunit R, with product MPPAVNQTPEQLARDRIDERLRASGWRVQDKDALDFNAGLGVAVREYQTDIGPADYVLFADRHAVGVVEAKPDNWGVRLTSVEEQSEGYANAKLKWINNAEPLPFLYESTGQVTRFTNARDPNPRSREVFTFHRPETLKSWAQAPKSLRAGIADLPALNPNGLRDCQIKAITNLETSLKSDKPRALVQMATGSGKTFTAITQVYRLLKHAGARRILFLVDTKNLGEQAEQEFMAFIPNDDNRKFTELYNVQRLTSPSIANDSQVVISTIQRMYATLKGEELNEGAEDENPAEQKWRRKEPLPVVYNAKLPPEYFDVVVIDECHRSIYNLWRQVIEYFDAYLIGLTATPDNRTYGFFQKNVVSEYNHEKAVADKVNVGNEIYLIETEISQGGETLKAEQLVEKRERETRARRWETQDDEQAYAATQLDRSVVNPDQIRTVIRTFRDKWPEIFPGRKELPKTLIFAKTDSHADDIIQTVRQEFGEGNDFCRKITNGAKNPKSSLSAFRNDYYPRIAVTVDMIATGTDVKPLECLIFMRDVKSKNYFEQMKGRGTRVLKPDELKKVSPSAQAKTHYVIVDAVGVTKSLKTASQPLDTKPSIPFKDLAMGLMMGDRSEETVSSLAARLSRLDNKLGAEDQEKITAEAGKPLTAIVRDLFDAIDPDKVEADAKAAGHPEPDDTAMQAAREERIKKAANVFTGPLINMMEAIRRDNEQTIDHDNLDTLLRAEWAGDVAENAKQIAQEFEEYLTENRDEIEALSIYFNTPARRSEVTYAMIKDVLKKLTEDRPRLAPLTVWRAYAHLDDYKGSNPASDLTALVALIRRVTGLDDTLTRHSERVRRNFQNWILNRHSGAGEKFTEEQMDWLRMVRDHLATSFTIERDDLEMAPFDGKGGMGQMYALFGDGMDDIMTEMNEALSA from the coding sequence GTGCCACCAGCGGTCAACCAAACCCCCGAGCAGCTCGCCCGGGACCGGATCGATGAACGCCTGCGGGCGTCCGGTTGGCGTGTTCAGGACAAGGACGCGCTCGATTTCAATGCCGGGCTTGGCGTGGCCGTGCGCGAGTACCAGACAGACATCGGACCCGCCGACTACGTCCTCTTCGCCGATAGGCACGCGGTCGGCGTGGTCGAAGCCAAGCCCGACAATTGGGGGGTCCGCCTGACCTCCGTCGAGGAGCAATCTGAGGGCTACGCCAACGCCAAGCTGAAATGGATCAACAATGCCGAACCGCTCCCGTTTCTCTACGAGAGCACAGGCCAGGTCACCCGCTTTACCAATGCCCGCGATCCCAACCCAAGGTCGCGCGAAGTCTTCACCTTCCACCGCCCCGAAACACTCAAGTCCTGGGCACAGGCGCCGAAGAGCCTGCGGGCGGGCATCGCAGATCTACCGGCCCTCAACCCGAATGGTCTGCGTGACTGCCAGATCAAGGCGATCACGAACCTCGAAACCTCGCTCAAATCCGACAAGCCCCGCGCCCTCGTCCAGATGGCCACGGGGTCGGGTAAGACCTTCACGGCGATCACGCAAGTCTACAGGCTACTCAAACATGCCGGGGCTCGCCGCATCCTGTTCCTCGTCGACACCAAGAACCTGGGCGAGCAGGCCGAACAGGAGTTCATGGCCTTCATCCCGAACGACGACAACCGCAAGTTCACCGAGCTCTACAACGTCCAGCGCCTCACGTCGCCCTCCATCGCGAACGACAGCCAGGTCGTCATCTCGACGATCCAGCGCATGTACGCCACGCTCAAGGGCGAGGAACTGAACGAAGGCGCGGAGGACGAAAACCCGGCCGAGCAAAAATGGCGCCGCAAGGAACCTCTGCCGGTCGTCTACAATGCCAAACTGCCGCCGGAATATTTTGATGTAGTCGTCATCGATGAATGCCACCGCTCCATCTACAACCTGTGGCGGCAGGTCATCGAGTATTTCGACGCCTACCTCATCGGCCTGACCGCCACGCCCGACAACCGCACGTACGGGTTCTTCCAAAAGAACGTGGTCAGCGAATACAACCATGAAAAAGCCGTCGCCGACAAGGTCAACGTCGGCAACGAAATCTACCTGATCGAGACCGAGATCAGCCAGGGTGGCGAGACGCTGAAGGCGGAGCAACTTGTCGAGAAACGCGAACGCGAGACCCGGGCGCGACGCTGGGAAACGCAGGATGACGAACAGGCCTACGCCGCGACCCAGCTCGACCGTTCCGTCGTAAACCCCGACCAGATCCGCACCGTCATCCGCACATTCCGCGACAAGTGGCCCGAGATATTCCCCGGCCGCAAGGAACTGCCGAAAACCCTGATCTTCGCCAAGACCGACAGCCACGCCGACGACATCATCCAGACCGTCCGGCAGGAGTTCGGCGAGGGCAACGACTTCTGCCGCAAGATCACCAACGGGGCCAAGAACCCGAAATCCTCGCTGTCGGCTTTCCGCAACGACTACTACCCGCGCATCGCCGTGACTGTAGACATGATCGCCACTGGCACCGACGTCAAACCGCTCGAATGCCTGATCTTCATGCGTGACGTGAAGTCGAAGAACTACTTCGAGCAGATGAAGGGCCGCGGCACCCGTGTCCTGAAACCCGATGAGCTGAAAAAGGTCTCGCCCTCCGCCCAGGCCAAGACCCATTACGTCATTGTCGATGCCGTCGGCGTGACCAAATCCCTAAAAACCGCGAGCCAGCCGCTCGACACCAAGCCCTCGATCCCTTTCAAGGACCTCGCCATGGGTTTGATGATGGGCGACCGCTCAGAGGAAACCGTAAGCTCGCTCGCCGCCCGCCTCTCGCGGCTCGACAACAAGCTCGGCGCCGAGGATCAGGAGAAAATCACAGCCGAGGCCGGCAAGCCCCTCACCGCCATCGTGCGAGACCTTTTCGACGCCATCGACCCGGACAAAGTGGAGGCGGATGCCAAGGCAGCAGGCCACCCTGAGCCCGACGATACCGCCATGCAGGCCGCGCGAGAGGAGCGGATTAAAAAGGCCGCCAACGTTTTCACAGGTCCCCTCATCAACATGATGGAGGCGATCCGCCGCGACAACGAACAGACGATCGACCATGATAACCTCGACACGCTTCTGCGGGCCGAATGGGCGGGCGATGTTGCCGAGAACGCCAAGCAGATCGCGCAGGAGTTCGAGGAATATCTGACCGAGAACCGGGATGAGATCGAGGCACTGTCGATCTATTTCAACACTCCCGCCCGCCGATCCGAGGTCACTTACGCCATGATCAAGGACGTGCTGAAGAAGCTGACCGAGGATCGCCCGCGCCTCGCACCGCTCACCGTCTGGCGCGCCTATGCGCATCTTGACGACTACAAGGGCAGCAATCCCGCCAGCGACCTGACCGCGCTCGTGGCGCTGATCCGCCGGGTCACCGGGCTCGACGATACGCTGACCCGCCATTCCGAGCGGGTGCGGCGCAACTTCCAGAATTGGATCCTGAACCGCCATTCCGGCGCGGGCGAGAAATTCACCGAAGAACAGATGGACTGGCTGCGCATGGTCCGCGACCACCTCGCCACCTCCTTCACCATCGAGCGCGACGATCTGGAGATGGCTCCGTTCGACGGCAAGGGCGGCATGGGGCAGATGTATGCGCTGTTTGGCGACGGCATGGACGACATCATGACCGAGATGAATGAGGCGCTCTCGGCATGA
- a CDS encoding glutamate racemase, giving the protein MAVGIFDSGLGGLTVLEALQRRLPEVDFLYLGDNRNAPYGVRSADDLYHLTSQAVGALWQRGCDLVVLACNTASAAALRRMQENGLPKGKRVLGVFVPLIEALTERRWGDNSPPREVAVRNVALFATPATIATRAFQRELAFRAIGVDVEAQACGGVVDAIEDGDLILAEALVRSHVAALKRKMPAPEAAVLGCTHYPLLSDAFQGALGPDVRLFSQADLVAESLADYLSRHPGMLGEGAGGYLTTGDAARVSDSATRFMRREIRFRAA; this is encoded by the coding sequence ATGGCGGTAGGTATCTTCGATTCCGGTCTGGGCGGGCTCACGGTGCTCGAGGCGCTGCAGCGGCGCCTGCCGGAGGTCGATTTCCTGTACCTTGGCGACAATCGCAACGCGCCCTACGGGGTGCGCAGCGCCGACGACCTTTATCATCTGACCTCGCAGGCGGTCGGGGCGCTCTGGCAGCGGGGTTGCGACCTGGTCGTGCTGGCCTGCAACACCGCGAGCGCGGCGGCGCTGCGCCGGATGCAGGAAAACGGGCTGCCGAAGGGCAAGCGCGTGCTCGGGGTCTTCGTGCCGCTGATCGAGGCGCTGACCGAACGGCGCTGGGGCGACAATTCGCCGCCCCGCGAGGTGGCGGTCAGGAACGTGGCGCTGTTTGCGACGCCGGCGACGATCGCGACGCGGGCCTTTCAGCGCGAGCTTGCCTTCCGCGCCATCGGCGTCGATGTCGAGGCGCAGGCCTGCGGCGGCGTCGTGGATGCGATCGAGGACGGCGACCTGATCCTGGCTGAGGCGCTGGTGCGCAGCCATGTGGCGGCGCTGAAGCGCAAGATGCCGGCCCCGGAGGCGGCGGTGCTCGGCTGCACCCATTATCCGCTGCTGAGCGATGCCTTTCAGGGCGCGCTCGGGCCCGATGTACGGCTGTTCAGCCAGGCGGATCTGGTGGCCGAGAGCCTTGCGGATTATCTTTCGCGCCATCCGGGCATGCTGGGCGAGGGCGCGGGCGGGTATCTGACCACCGGCGATGCGGCCCGGGTCAGTGACAGCGCCACGCGGTTCATGCGCCGCGAAATCCGGTTCCGGGCGGCATGA